One Candidatus Paceibacterota bacterium genomic window carries:
- a CDS encoding CapA family protein, whose amino-acid sequence MEIKKTKKAVWSLAALSVGFLVPMVFFSAMEKPAAEFLAGRVLSGFSNNIAASPVLTPKEPFLLVFVGDIMLDRGVENSVFKNASGDFSFLFEKAGFLKEADVLFGNLEGSVSVSGSDQGSEISFRFSPAVLLALKSAGFDAVSVANNHAADWGKEAFSESVRLLKNFDILPVGGGEDKDDAQRPRIVEYNGTKIGFLGFSDVGPKWLEAGENKEGILNVSDDFSSVIKKASEQADVLVVSFHFGEEYEPAANERQKILSKTAIDSGAKIVIGHHPHVMQEFEDYNGGLIAYSLGNFIFDQNFSDETMSGAALAVYIEGKEITAVKKIGVNIDQTFRPEER is encoded by the coding sequence ATGGAAATAAAAAAAACAAAAAAAGCGGTTTGGTCTTTAGCGGCTTTGTCCGTCGGTTTTTTAGTCCCCATGGTTTTTTTCAGCGCCATGGAAAAGCCTGCCGCTGAATTTTTGGCCGGCAGGGTACTTTCGGGATTTTCAAACAATATCGCTGCTTCTCCGGTTTTGACTCCTAAAGAGCCGTTTCTTTTGGTTTTTGTCGGCGATATAATGCTGGATAGAGGAGTTGAAAATTCGGTTTTCAAAAATGCTTCCGGAGATTTTTCCTTTCTTTTTGAAAAAGCGGGATTTTTAAAAGAGGCTGATGTCCTTTTTGGCAACCTTGAAGGAAGTGTTTCTGTTTCAGGTTCTGACCAGGGAAGCGAAATTTCTTTCCGTTTTTCTCCGGCAGTCCTTCTGGCTTTAAAATCCGCGGGTTTTGATGCCGTTTCCGTGGCGAACAATCACGCGGCTGATTGGGGCAAGGAGGCGTTTTCCGAAAGTGTCAGACTTTTGAAAAATTTTGATATTTTGCCCGTAGGAGGAGGAGAAGATAAAGATGACGCGCAAAGACCGCGAATAGTGGAATATAACGGAACCAAAATCGGATTTCTGGGTTTTAGCGATGTCGGGCCGAAATGGCTTGAAGCCGGAGAAAACAAAGAGGGCATTTTGAATGTTTCTGACGATTTTTCTTCGGTCATAAAAAAGGCTTCCGAGCAAGCCGATGTACTGGTTGTTTCTTTTCATTTTGGCGAGGAATATGAACCGGCGGCAAACGAGAGGCAGAAAATTTTATCAAAAACCGCGATTGATTCCGGAGCGAAAATCGTTATCGGTCATCACCCTCACGTGATGCAGGAATTTGAAGATTACAATGGCGGGCTGATAGCTTACAGCTTGGGAAATTTTATTTTTGACCAGAACTTTTCAGACGAAACAATGAGCGGCGCCGCTCTCGCTGTTTATATTGAAGGGAAAGAGATTACGGCTGTTAAAAAAATAGGC